The Streptomyces sp. NBC_01275 genome has a segment encoding these proteins:
- a CDS encoding DUF3152 domain-containing protein, with protein MTAHKATPSRTRRRRRGASHASVRHGRRGPLWGGLAALTVLGAAGFAAVGWTSPGAGGAAGAEPTGRTGSSSAATGGTRTAEPPSSPSASPSASPSSSPSSRSSPDAPSEPDIPATGPGTFTTASGGSAAVGKGTALRYRVDVEDGLKLSAATVARQVEIILADPRGWTADGHSAFQRVSSGTVDFSVRVATPGTVDEICGEYGLDTGGEVNCSVGKNVMVNLRRWLLATPVYAKDVTAYRALIVNHEVGHFLGHGHVGCPGPGKPAPAMMQQIKGMFGCVPNVWPYDGKGQYLTGPSVP; from the coding sequence ATGACCGCGCACAAAGCAACTCCTTCCCGCACCCGTCGCCGTCGGAGGGGTGCTTCGCACGCCTCCGTCCGGCACGGCCGGAGGGGGCCGCTGTGGGGCGGGCTCGCCGCGCTGACCGTCCTGGGCGCCGCCGGTTTCGCGGCCGTGGGCTGGACGTCACCGGGCGCAGGCGGCGCCGCCGGGGCCGAGCCCACCGGGCGCACGGGATCCAGCTCCGCCGCCACCGGCGGGACGCGCACCGCCGAGCCCCCGTCGAGCCCCTCGGCGAGTCCCTCCGCGAGCCCGTCCTCGAGCCCGTCCTCGAGGTCCTCCCCCGACGCTCCCTCCGAGCCCGACATCCCGGCCACCGGACCGGGCACGTTCACCACCGCGTCCGGCGGCAGCGCCGCAGTGGGCAAGGGGACCGCCCTGCGCTACCGGGTCGACGTCGAGGACGGCCTGAAGCTGTCCGCCGCGACCGTCGCCCGGCAGGTGGAGATCATCCTGGCCGATCCGCGGGGCTGGACGGCGGACGGCCACTCGGCGTTCCAGCGGGTGTCGAGCGGTACGGTCGACTTCTCCGTACGGGTGGCGACGCCCGGCACCGTGGACGAGATCTGCGGGGAGTACGGGCTGGACACCGGCGGCGAGGTCAACTGCAGCGTGGGCAAGAACGTCATGGTCAACCTCCGACGCTGGCTGCTGGCCACCCCCGTCTACGCCAAGGACGTCACGGCCTACCGCGCGCTGATCGTCAACCACGAGGTCGGCCACTTCCTCGGCCACGGCCACGTCGGCTGCCCCGGCCCGGGCAAACCGGCCCCCGCGATGATGCAGCAGATCAAGGGCATGTTCGGCTGCGTCCCCAATGTCTGGCCGTACGACGGAAAGGGCCAGTACCTCACCGGTCCCTCCGTCCCTTGA
- a CDS encoding response regulator transcription factor codes for MPRVLLIEDDRAVREGVALALRRQGHEVAAVETGEDGLERLRSFRPDVVVLDLMLPGLPGLDVCRGMRALDPTLPIIMATARGDDEDIVVGLEAGADDYVVKPVQARVLQARIRAVLRRAAGAPAEGGIPKIDTYGDLAIDRAGLSVARQGAPVALAPSELRLLLTLSASPGQVFSRQQLLEAVWEHSYHGDARLVDACVKRLRSKMGEPPREPRYIQTVRGFGYRFAAR; via the coding sequence ATGCCACGCGTTCTGCTGATCGAAGACGACCGTGCCGTGCGGGAAGGCGTCGCTCTCGCCCTGCGCCGCCAGGGCCACGAGGTCGCCGCCGTCGAGACCGGCGAGGACGGGCTGGAGCGGCTGCGGTCCTTCCGGCCGGACGTCGTGGTGCTGGACCTGATGCTGCCCGGCCTGCCCGGCCTGGACGTGTGCCGGGGGATGCGCGCCCTCGACCCGACCCTGCCGATCATCATGGCCACCGCGCGGGGCGACGACGAGGACATCGTCGTAGGACTGGAGGCCGGAGCCGACGACTACGTCGTCAAACCCGTGCAGGCCAGGGTGCTTCAGGCGCGGATCCGCGCGGTGCTGCGCCGGGCGGCCGGCGCGCCCGCCGAGGGCGGCATACCGAAGATCGACACCTACGGGGACCTGGCCATCGACCGGGCCGGCCTCTCGGTCGCCCGGCAGGGCGCGCCGGTCGCGCTCGCACCCTCCGAACTGCGGCTGCTGCTGACCCTGTCCGCCTCGCCCGGCCAGGTCTTCAGCCGGCAGCAACTTCTGGAAGCGGTCTGGGAACACAGTTACCACGGGGACGCGCGCCTGGTGGACGCCTGCGTCAAACGGCTGCGCTCCAAGATGGGCGAGCCGCCGCGCGAGCCCCGCTACATCCAGACCGTGCGCGGCTTCGGCTACCGGTTCGCGGCGCGGTGA
- a CDS encoding cell wall metabolism sensor histidine kinase WalK, protein MPQLRGLRVRLVVAFALVAAVTAASTGALTFREARTGVLQQSQDTVIRLLRTQVDRLAPTLFFPPVEPELERFAVAVADTEPAGAWRVLVAYGDLSATSVPDDPFGELTPALRKAVDASSATVFQRVDSGDHTSLVVGMSVLFAVSDAAADAEGATRTGVQVFLTVPQTTERAYVDALVVAAERATVPALALAVLLALLAARGVLRPVRALRSATRSIAEGRLDTRLAVDGSDELADLSHTFNETAAALEESVAELRGLEARARRFAADVSHELRTPLAAMSAVTDVLDEDAAGLDPDTATAVRLISEETVKLARLVDDLMEISRFDAGAAVLHLDEIDLAESLRRTLAARGWTDLVDTDLPPPDALRARVDPRRLDVVVANLTGNALRHGARPVLLRLYEGAGPGVERRAVIEVSDSGPGIPDHVLPHVFERFYKSDVARTRTEGSGLGLAIAAENVRVHGGAVRAANRPEGGAVFTVEIPLRGDEPPQEGPC, encoded by the coding sequence GTGCCCCAACTGCGCGGTCTGCGCGTGCGGTTGGTGGTGGCGTTCGCGCTGGTCGCCGCGGTCACCGCCGCCTCCACCGGCGCCCTGACCTTCCGCGAGGCGCGCACCGGCGTGCTCCAGCAGAGCCAGGACACGGTGATCAGGCTGCTGCGCACCCAGGTCGACCGGCTCGCCCCCACCCTGTTCTTCCCGCCGGTCGAGCCCGAACTGGAGCGGTTCGCGGTCGCCGTGGCCGACACCGAACCGGCCGGGGCCTGGCGCGTCCTCGTCGCCTACGGCGATCTGAGCGCCACCTCCGTCCCCGACGACCCGTTCGGAGAGCTGACGCCCGCGCTGCGCAAGGCCGTCGACGCCAGCTCGGCAACCGTCTTCCAGCGGGTGGACAGCGGCGACCACACCTCGCTCGTCGTCGGCATGTCGGTCCTCTTCGCCGTCTCCGACGCCGCGGCCGACGCCGAGGGCGCGACCCGCACCGGCGTCCAGGTGTTCCTGACGGTGCCGCAGACCACGGAACGGGCCTACGTCGATGCCCTGGTCGTCGCCGCCGAGCGGGCCACGGTGCCCGCGCTCGCCCTGGCCGTGCTGCTCGCGCTGCTCGCCGCGCGCGGGGTGCTGCGGCCGGTGCGGGCGCTGCGCAGCGCCACCCGCAGCATCGCCGAGGGACGCCTGGACACCCGGCTCGCGGTCGACGGATCGGACGAACTCGCCGATCTGTCCCACACGTTCAACGAGACGGCCGCCGCGCTGGAGGAGTCGGTGGCCGAACTGCGCGGCCTGGAGGCCCGGGCCCGCCGGTTCGCCGCGGACGTCTCGCACGAGCTGCGCACCCCGCTGGCCGCCATGTCGGCGGTCACCGACGTCCTCGACGAGGACGCCGCCGGCCTGGACCCGGACACCGCCACCGCGGTCCGGCTGATCAGCGAGGAGACCGTGAAACTGGCCCGGCTGGTGGACGACCTGATGGAGATCTCCCGGTTCGACGCGGGCGCGGCGGTGCTGCACCTGGACGAGATCGACCTCGCCGAGTCCCTGCGCCGCACGCTCGCCGCCCGCGGCTGGACCGACCTGGTCGACACCGACCTGCCGCCGCCCGACGCCCTGCGCGCCCGCGTCGACCCGCGCCGCCTCGACGTCGTCGTCGCCAACCTGACCGGCAACGCCCTCCGGCACGGCGCCCGCCCGGTCCTTCTGCGCCTGTACGAGGGCGCCGGGCCCGGCGTCGAACGGAGGGCGGTCATCGAGGTGTCGGACAGCGGCCCCGGCATCCCCGACCACGTGTTGCCGCATGTCTTCGAGCGTTTCTACAAGTCGGACGTCGCCCGCACCCGCACCGAGGGCAGCGGCCTGGGCCTCGCGATCGCCGCGGAGAACGTCCGGGTGCACGGCGGCGCCGTCCGCGCCGCGAACCGGCCCGAGGGCGGCGCGGTCTTCACCGTCGAGATCCCGCTGCGCGGCGACGAGCCGCCCCAGGAGGGCCCATGCTGA
- a CDS encoding MMPL family transporter — protein MVNRETRVRGLAARAGGWSARHRWAAVGVWVLFVVLAMGIGSAVGTAKVKESDQLGGETHTAARIIEDAGIEEPAGETVLVQAKDGSLKATDAEFKDAVAAVVEAVGGTGKVTDVTSPYDADTISKDGRSALVQFDMRGDSDTAGERVEPVLKAVAGVQKDHSSLRIEEIGGASMMKTFDDAFGDDFQKAEYSAVPVALGILLIAFGALVAALLPVALAITAIMATMGLMGIVSHLQPMDDTASSVMLLVGLAVGVDYCLFYLRREREERAAGRDAATALQIAAATSGRAVIVSGVTVCVAMGGMLFTGLATFEAMGLASLMVVAVAMVGSVTVLPALLSLLGERVEKGRIPFLHPDKRRKNGNGGNGGNGRNAEEGSRFWSAVLKVVLAKPAISLVVAAGALLAIAAPALGMKTQNLTLDQEFGDSLPIVQTYNRVNDAFPGGSEPAEVVVKADDINAADVQTALARFKEQAVSSGASRGPVEIKLHDAQNVAFVYVPLVGGSDQDKAGASLDKLRDEVRPATLGKVDGVQAPITGQVAGNQDFNDQLIGSVVPVFAFVVVFAFLLMLLSFRSLTVAITSIVLNLLSVGAAYGILVAVFQHGWGASLVGAEGVGAIITWLPLFLFVILFGLSMDYHVFVVSRIREARLRGRTTNEAIQHGVVTTAGVVTSAAVIMVAVFAIFGTLSMQSMKQMGVGLAAAVLIDATIIRGVLLPAVMALLGERNWYLPKWLHRLPDFTHDESPAAVAPAARDDEGERLTV, from the coding sequence ATGGTGAACCGAGAAACACGGGTGCGGGGTCTGGCCGCCCGGGCCGGCGGCTGGAGCGCACGCCATCGATGGGCTGCCGTCGGCGTCTGGGTGCTGTTCGTCGTCCTGGCCATGGGCATCGGCTCGGCCGTGGGCACGGCCAAGGTCAAGGAGAGCGACCAGCTGGGGGGCGAGACCCACACGGCCGCCCGGATCATCGAGGACGCCGGCATCGAGGAGCCGGCCGGCGAGACCGTCCTGGTCCAGGCGAAGGACGGCTCGCTCAAGGCCACCGACGCGGAGTTCAAGGACGCCGTCGCCGCGGTCGTCGAGGCCGTGGGCGGAACGGGCAAGGTCACCGACGTGACCTCGCCGTACGACGCCGACACGATATCGAAGGACGGGCGCAGCGCGCTCGTGCAGTTCGACATGCGGGGCGACTCCGACACCGCGGGCGAGCGGGTCGAGCCCGTGCTCAAGGCCGTCGCGGGCGTCCAGAAGGACCACTCCTCGCTGCGGATCGAGGAGATCGGCGGCGCCAGCATGATGAAGACGTTCGACGACGCGTTCGGCGACGACTTCCAGAAGGCCGAGTACTCCGCCGTGCCGGTGGCCCTGGGCATTCTGCTGATCGCCTTCGGCGCGCTGGTCGCCGCGCTGCTGCCGGTGGCGCTCGCGATCACCGCGATCATGGCGACGATGGGTCTGATGGGCATCGTCAGCCATCTCCAGCCGATGGACGACACCGCCAGCTCCGTGATGCTGCTGGTCGGTCTGGCCGTGGGCGTCGACTACTGCCTGTTCTATCTGCGCCGTGAGCGCGAGGAGCGGGCGGCGGGCCGGGACGCGGCGACCGCGCTGCAGATCGCCGCGGCGACCAGCGGCCGGGCCGTGATCGTCTCCGGCGTCACGGTGTGCGTGGCGATGGGGGGCATGCTGTTCACCGGGCTCGCGACGTTCGAGGCGATGGGCCTGGCCTCCCTGATGGTGGTGGCGGTCGCCATGGTCGGCTCGGTGACCGTGCTGCCCGCGCTGCTGTCACTGCTCGGCGAGCGGGTGGAGAAGGGGCGCATCCCGTTCCTGCACCCCGACAAGCGCCGTAAGAACGGAAACGGCGGCAACGGCGGCAACGGACGGAACGCCGAGGAGGGCAGCCGGTTCTGGAGCGCGGTCCTGAAGGTCGTGCTCGCCAAGCCCGCGATCTCGCTGGTCGTCGCGGCCGGCGCGCTGCTCGCCATCGCCGCTCCGGCGCTCGGCATGAAGACCCAGAACCTCACCCTGGACCAGGAGTTCGGCGACTCGCTGCCCATCGTGCAGACCTACAACCGGGTCAACGACGCCTTCCCGGGCGGCTCGGAGCCGGCCGAGGTCGTCGTCAAGGCGGACGACATCAACGCCGCCGACGTGCAGACGGCGCTCGCGCGGTTCAAGGAGCAGGCGGTCAGCTCGGGCGCCTCCCGCGGCCCGGTCGAGATCAAGCTGCACGACGCGCAGAACGTCGCGTTCGTCTATGTCCCGCTGGTCGGCGGCTCCGACCAGGACAAGGCGGGAGCGAGCCTGGACAAGCTGCGCGACGAGGTCCGCCCGGCGACGCTCGGCAAGGTCGACGGCGTGCAGGCGCCGATCACCGGACAGGTCGCGGGCAACCAGGACTTCAACGACCAGCTGATCGGCTCCGTCGTCCCGGTCTTCGCGTTCGTCGTGGTCTTCGCCTTCCTGCTGATGCTGCTGTCGTTCCGCTCGCTGACGGTCGCGATCACCTCGATCGTGCTCAACCTGCTGTCGGTGGGAGCCGCTTACGGCATCCTCGTGGCCGTCTTCCAGCACGGCTGGGGCGCGTCGCTGGTGGGCGCGGAGGGCGTGGGCGCGATCATCACCTGGCTGCCGCTGTTCCTCTTCGTGATCCTGTTCGGCCTGTCGATGGACTACCACGTGTTCGTGGTCTCCCGGATCCGTGAGGCGCGGCTGCGGGGCCGGACGACGAACGAGGCCATCCAGCACGGCGTGGTCACCACGGCCGGCGTGGTCACCAGCGCCGCCGTCATCATGGTCGCCGTGTTCGCGATCTTCGGAACGCTGTCCATGCAGTCGATGAAGCAGATGGGCGTGGGCCTCGCGGCCGCGGTGCTGATCGACGCGACGATCATCCGGGGCGTGCTGCTCCCCGCGGTGATGGCGCTGCTGGGCGAGCGCAACTGGTACCTGCCGAAGTGGCTGCACCGACTGCCCGACTTCACCCACGACGAGTCTCCGGCCGCGGTCGCACCGGCGGCGCGGGACGACGAGGGCGAGCGACTGACGGTCTGA
- a CDS encoding aldo/keto reductase produces the protein MIEESFVLGGELPVRRLGYGTAQLTGPGYWGPRGAARDAVAVLRRAVERGVTLIDTADNYGPSVAEELVAQALYPFPPGLVIATKGGVVRTGDSAWHVDGRPESLRAMCEASLRRLRLDAIDLYQLHRLDPAVPMAEQLGALDELRTEGKIRLIGLDTVTAEQLAAAVESTSIASVQNRFNLLDRDSLPLLELCEARGIAFLPWFPLGNGSLTADPVCTAVAAAHGATPGQVALAWLLHRSPVLCPTPGTGTLAHLEENLDAGAVRLSEAELALLEAGQETVPEAGQEGAAEAGQESGQDAR, from the coding sequence ATGATCGAGGAATCGTTTGTGCTCGGCGGCGAGCTGCCCGTCCGTCGGCTCGGCTACGGCACCGCGCAGCTCACCGGCCCCGGCTACTGGGGTCCGCGGGGCGCGGCCCGGGACGCGGTCGCGGTGCTGCGGCGGGCGGTGGAGCGAGGGGTCACGCTGATCGACACCGCCGACAACTACGGTCCGTCGGTCGCCGAGGAGTTGGTGGCGCAGGCCCTGTATCCGTTTCCGCCAGGGCTGGTGATCGCCACGAAGGGCGGAGTGGTCCGCACCGGCGACAGCGCCTGGCATGTCGACGGGCGGCCGGAGAGCCTGCGGGCGATGTGCGAGGCCAGTCTGCGCCGGCTGCGGCTGGACGCGATCGACCTGTATCAACTGCACCGGCTCGATCCGGCGGTGCCGATGGCCGAACAGCTGGGCGCGCTGGACGAGTTGCGGACCGAGGGCAAGATCCGGCTCATCGGCCTCGACACGGTCACGGCCGAACAGCTGGCGGCGGCAGTGGAGTCGACGTCGATCGCGTCCGTGCAGAACCGCTTCAACCTCCTCGACCGCGACTCCCTGCCGTTGCTGGAGCTGTGCGAGGCGCGCGGTATCGCGTTTCTGCCCTGGTTTCCGTTGGGCAACGGCTCGCTCACCGCCGACCCGGTGTGCACGGCGGTCGCCGCCGCGCACGGCGCCACCCCGGGGCAGGTCGCGCTGGCCTGGCTGCTGCACCGCTCCCCCGTGCTCTGCCCCACGCCCGGCACCGGGACCCTGGCGCACCTGGAGGAGAACCTGGACGCCGGCGCCGTACGGCTGTCGGAGGCGGAGCTGGCCCTGCTGGAGGCCGGGCAGGAAACCGTGCCGGAAGCCGGGCAGGAAGGCGCGGCCGAAGCCGGGCAGGAAAGCGGGCAGGACGCCAGGTGA
- a CDS encoding ketopantoate reductase family protein: MRYIIIGAGAVGGTVGGRLAGSGAEVVLVARGAHRTALTEGGLRLRVPQGEQTYRLPVVDGPTALGTLRADDVLVLAVKTQDSETALQAWAAAPVEGGGTAAERLPLVCAQNGVESQRLALRRFRHVYGVCVWLPSTLVEPGVVSADGAPLTGILHLGRHPHGVDDTARRIAADLEKAHFEAPVVADVSRWQYAKLLSNLGNALEAVSGLGGDPEAEAIYARVRAEGETVLRAAGIPYASTEEQRAVRGDKVTLVPLDDAPRGGSSWQSLSRGAGSIEADYLNGEIALLGRLHGVPTPLNELLQRLANTFAREHRAPGSLPVEELARLADDAVAFLQEG, from the coding sequence ATGCGCTACATCATCATCGGGGCAGGGGCCGTCGGCGGCACCGTCGGCGGGCGGCTGGCGGGGTCCGGAGCGGAGGTCGTGCTGGTCGCGCGCGGTGCGCACCGGACGGCGTTGACGGAAGGCGGGCTGCGGCTCAGGGTGCCGCAGGGCGAGCAGACGTACCGGCTGCCCGTCGTCGACGGGCCCACGGCGCTCGGCACGCTGCGCGCCGACGACGTCCTCGTCCTCGCCGTCAAGACGCAGGACAGCGAGACGGCGCTCCAGGCCTGGGCCGCAGCCCCGGTCGAGGGCGGCGGCACGGCCGCCGAGCGGCTCCCGCTGGTCTGCGCCCAGAACGGCGTGGAGAGCCAGCGCCTGGCCCTGCGCCGCTTCCGGCACGTGTACGGCGTCTGCGTGTGGCTGCCCTCGACCCTGGTCGAACCCGGCGTGGTCTCCGCCGACGGCGCCCCGCTCACCGGCATCCTCCACCTCGGCCGCCATCCGCACGGCGTCGACGACACCGCCCGCCGGATCGCCGCCGACCTGGAGAAGGCGCACTTCGAGGCGCCGGTCGTGGCGGACGTGTCCCGCTGGCAGTACGCGAAACTGCTGTCCAACCTCGGAAACGCGCTGGAGGCGGTGAGCGGCCTGGGCGGCGATCCCGAGGCCGAGGCGATCTACGCGAGGGTGCGGGCGGAGGGCGAGACCGTGCTGCGCGCCGCCGGGATCCCGTACGCGAGCACCGAGGAGCAGCGGGCGGTCCGCGGCGACAAGGTCACCCTCGTACCGCTCGACGACGCCCCGCGCGGCGGCTCCTCCTGGCAGTCCCTCAGCCGGGGCGCCGGCAGCATCGAGGCCGACTACCTCAACGGCGAGATCGCCCTCCTCGGCCGCCTCCACGGAGTGCCGACCCCGCTGAACGAGTTGCTGCAACGGCTTGCGAACACGTTCGCGCGCGAGCACCGGGCCCCCGGCTCGCTGCCGGTCGAGGAGCTGGCCCGCCTGGCCGACGACGCTGTCGCGTTTCTTCAAGAGGGCTGA
- a CDS encoding TIGR03086 family metal-binding protein, producing MKYDQTHQYMSECAAEASRVARGVPAARLSDPTHCPDWDVRALVNHWVLYTSHGLEHRALRRQLPDDLTARDFTADPRWAQAYADQLDRAVAAWADPAVWEGEVDLGTAAMPAAELAAMIIKETAVHGWDVAVATGQEYRISEPAARLVLDVVERHGDLYRQYDGFAAPVPVPQDAGTFARALGASGRDPGPASAG from the coding sequence ATGAAGTACGACCAGACGCACCAGTACATGTCCGAATGCGCCGCCGAGGCGTCGCGCGTCGCGCGCGGCGTCCCGGCGGCCCGGCTGAGCGACCCCACCCACTGCCCCGACTGGGACGTCCGCGCCCTGGTCAACCACTGGGTCCTCTACACATCCCACGGCCTGGAGCACCGCGCCCTGCGCAGGCAGCTCCCCGACGACCTGACCGCCCGCGACTTCACCGCCGACCCGCGGTGGGCGCAGGCCTACGCCGACCAGCTGGACCGCGCGGTCGCGGCCTGGGCGGACCCCGCGGTGTGGGAGGGCGAGGTCGACCTGGGGACGGCCGCGATGCCCGCCGCCGAACTCGCCGCGATGATCATCAAGGAGACGGCGGTGCACGGGTGGGACGTGGCGGTCGCCACGGGCCAGGAGTACCGCATCTCGGAGCCCGCGGCCCGACTCGTCCTCGACGTGGTCGAACGCCACGGCGACCTCTACCGCCAGTACGACGGCTTCGCCGCACCGGTGCCGGTGCCGCAGGACGCGGGGACGTTCGCGCGGGCGCTGGGGGCCAGCGGACGGGATCCGGGACCGGCGTCGGCCGGGTGA
- a CDS encoding sirohydrochlorin chelatase, with product MHDKPVRPVLVVIAHGSRDPRHAATVHALVRRVRSLRPGLRVETGFLDFTIPSVQGVLESLAAEGVRDVVALPLLLTRAFHAKADIPAVLRDAPRRLRISQAEVLGPSPLLLTALERRLYEAGLSPADKSSTGVVLASAGSTDPEAIAVIAEIAREWRHTGWCAVRPAFASASLPRTQDAVRELRELGCARIAVAPYVLAPGFLPDRIARGAAEADVLAEVLGPAPEVARVLLERYDTARAARTAKSARVPTLAAVGA from the coding sequence ATGCACGACAAGCCCGTCCGCCCCGTCCTCGTGGTCATCGCCCACGGCAGCCGCGACCCGCGGCACGCGGCGACCGTGCACGCCCTCGTGCGGCGCGTACGGTCGCTGCGGCCGGGGCTGCGTGTGGAGACCGGCTTCCTGGACTTCACCATCCCGTCCGTACAAGGGGTGCTGGAGTCCCTGGCGGCGGAGGGCGTACGGGACGTCGTCGCCCTCCCCCTGCTGCTGACCCGCGCGTTCCACGCGAAGGCGGACATCCCGGCGGTCCTGCGGGACGCGCCGCGGCGGCTGCGGATCAGCCAGGCCGAGGTGCTGGGCCCCTCGCCGCTGCTGCTCACCGCCCTCGAACGGCGGTTGTACGAGGCGGGGTTGAGCCCCGCCGACAAGTCCTCGACCGGGGTCGTGCTGGCCTCGGCGGGGTCCACGGACCCGGAGGCGATCGCAGTGATCGCAGAAATCGCGCGGGAGTGGCGGCACACCGGTTGGTGCGCCGTGCGGCCTGCGTTCGCCTCCGCATCCCTTCCGCGCACCCAGGACGCGGTGCGCGAGCTGCGGGAGCTGGGCTGCGCCCGGATCGCCGTCGCCCCGTACGTCCTGGCCCCCGGCTTCCTGCCGGACCGCATCGCCCGGGGCGCGGCCGAGGCGGACGTCCTGGCCGAGGTGCTGGGCCCCGCGCCGGAGGTGGCCCGCGTCCTGCTGGAGCGGTACGACACGGCCCGTGCAGCCCGGACAGCAAAGTCGGCCCGGGTGCCGACGCTGGCGGCCGTGGGGGCGTGA
- a CDS encoding ABC transporter permease, which yields MASSDTKSGLTDTREARADGNHQIAGLEAGLDALEIVATGRTPFSVTARTKILPPLVATAVVLVIWQALITFDIVTDPTKLPSPGDVATEFKDAWLEGKLLGYIWTSVERGLLGFLLALAIGTPLGLVVARVKFIRAAIGPVLSGLQSLPSVAWVPPAVLWLGLNNSMMYAVILLGAVPSIANGLVSGIDQVPPLFLRAGRTMGATGWKGAWHIVLPASLPGYLAGLKQGWAFSWRSLMAAEIIASSPDLGIGLGALLENGRNASSMPMIFEAIFLILFVGIAVDLLVFSPLERRVLRSRGLLVKS from the coding sequence ATGGCCAGCAGTGACACGAAGTCGGGCCTGACGGACACGCGCGAGGCGCGGGCCGACGGCAACCACCAGATCGCCGGCCTGGAGGCCGGTCTGGACGCCCTGGAGATCGTGGCCACCGGGCGTACGCCCTTCTCGGTGACCGCCCGCACCAAGATCCTCCCGCCGCTCGTCGCGACCGCCGTGGTACTGGTGATCTGGCAGGCTCTGATCACGTTCGACATCGTCACCGACCCGACGAAGCTGCCCTCGCCCGGCGATGTGGCGACCGAGTTCAAGGACGCCTGGCTGGAGGGCAAGCTTCTCGGCTACATCTGGACCAGCGTCGAGCGCGGTCTGCTCGGCTTCCTGCTGGCGCTGGCGATCGGTACCCCGCTGGGTCTGGTGGTGGCCCGCGTGAAGTTCATCCGCGCGGCGATCGGACCGGTCCTGTCGGGCCTCCAGTCGCTGCCCTCGGTGGCGTGGGTGCCGCCCGCCGTGCTGTGGCTGGGCCTGAACAACTCGATGATGTACGCGGTGATCCTGCTCGGCGCGGTCCCGTCCATCGCCAACGGCCTGGTCTCCGGCATCGACCAGGTGCCGCCGCTGTTCCTGCGGGCGGGCCGCACGATGGGCGCGACCGGGTGGAAGGGCGCCTGGCACATCGTCCTGCCGGCCTCGCTGCCGGGCTATCTGGCCGGTCTGAAGCAGGGCTGGGCGTTCTCCTGGCGCTCGCTGATGGCGGCGGAGATCATCGCCTCCTCGCCCGACCTGGGCATCGGTCTGGGCGCGCTGCTGGAGAACGGCCGCAACGCCAGCTCCATGCCGATGATCTTCGAGGCCATCTTCCTGATCCTCTTCGTCGGTATCGCCGTCGACCTGCTGGTCTTCAGCCCGCTGGAGCGGCGGGTGCTCCGCAGCCGGGGCCTCCTGGTGAAGAGCTGA
- a CDS encoding ABC transporter ATP-binding protein, with product MATAIAKAEPAESVEYAARIEHVSKSFAGPAGQQLVLDDITLDVAPGEFVTLLGASGCGKSTLLNLVAGLDDPSAGSIKTDGRPALMFQEHALFPWLTAGKNIELALKLGGVAKNDRRGRAEELLGLVRLQGSYDKRVHELSGGMRQRVALARALAQESRLLLMDEPFAALDAITRDVLHDELTRIWAETGVSVLFVTHNVREAVRLAQRVVLLSSRPGRVAREWTVEIPQPRRIEDAPVAELSIEITEQLRGEIRRHGQQ from the coding sequence ATGGCCACCGCGATCGCCAAGGCCGAACCGGCCGAGTCAGTCGAGTACGCCGCCCGCATCGAGCACGTATCGAAGTCCTTCGCCGGGCCCGCCGGGCAGCAGCTCGTCCTGGACGACATCACCCTCGATGTCGCACCGGGCGAGTTCGTCACCCTCCTGGGGGCCTCGGGCTGTGGCAAGTCCACGCTGCTCAACCTTGTCGCGGGTCTCGACGACCCGAGCGCCGGCAGCATCAAGACCGACGGGCGTCCTGCCCTGATGTTCCAGGAGCACGCCCTCTTCCCGTGGCTGACCGCGGGCAAGAACATCGAACTCGCCCTGAAACTGGGGGGAGTCGCGAAGAACGACCGGCGCGGACGCGCCGAGGAACTGCTCGGACTCGTCCGGCTGCAGGGCTCGTACGACAAGCGGGTGCACGAGCTGTCGGGCGGTATGCGCCAGCGGGTCGCGCTGGCGCGGGCGCTGGCCCAGGAGAGCCGACTGCTGCTGATGGACGAGCCGTTCGCGGCGCTCGACGCGATCACGCGTGACGTGCTGCACGACGAGCTGACCCGGATCTGGGCGGAGACGGGCGTCTCCGTCCTGTTCGTCACGCACAACGTGCGGGAGGCGGTGCGGCTCGCGCAGCGCGTCGTCCTGCTGTCGTCCCGGCCGGGCCGGGTGGCGCGCGAGTGGACGGTGGAGATCCCGCAGCCGCGCCGCATCGAGGACGCCCCCGTGGCCGAACTGTCCATCGAGATCACCGAACAACTGCGTGGGGAGATCCGCCGTCATGGCCAGCAGTGA